Below is a genomic region from Deinococcus misasensis DSM 22328.
CAGGGACACCTCCTGCTCGATGCTTTCGATGGCGGCCAGAGCACTGCGGGCATGCACCACCACCTGTTCCCCAAGGGGGGTGAGTCTGGCCCCGAAGCGGCCCCTTTCCACGAGGGTGCCTTGCAGGTGTTGCTCCAGTGCAGCGAGGGCTTCGCTGACCGAGGACTGGGACAAACCCAGTTCCAGAGCGGCTTCCGAAACGTTGCGGGTGTCGGCTGTGGCAACCAGTGCCCTCAAGTGGGTCAGTTTCATGTGTTCAGTGTAGGGGGGACTTGGGTGGGGGCCATCCGCCAATTCTGCTAGAGAAAGGGGTTAAATCGGTTTTTCCGATATGTGGTCCTCCATGCGGCTTGGTTTTCCGATTGGACAAAGTTGAGGGTCAGGGTAAGCTGATCTCAGGGACATTCCCCAAGCGACAGGCAGGACCGAAACCTCTTTCTCACACGCATCTTTAACCCAGATTTTTCGGGTTAAGGGAGGACATCATGTTGATTTTGGAAATTGCTGGCACCTACCGCCCCGAACAAGTCCGCGCCCTTTTGCAGCCCACCGAACAACTCGAACACTTTGCTTATGGGGTGCTCGGCGATTTCTCCTTGCGCATCCACACCCCCAAAAACGACGACCGTCTGGACGCCATTTTGCGCGGCCTGAACCTGCTGGGTCTGGAAGTGATCGGTTACCGCTGGAAACGCGAATACCATGCCGAACCGGTGCGCCATGTCTCGATCAATGTTGAGCCTGTGCATGCCCCAGAGCCCTGGTATGTGCGCCTGTTCTCGGGCGGCAAACGCACGGCAACCCACTGAAGGTTTCAATTCTGCAGTTCGTGGGCTTGAAACTGGGCCACCAGAGGGGCCAACACTTCTTGCAAATTCACTTTTTCGAAGGTGCGGGGTTCGTCTCCCAGACCTTCTTGCACATGTTCAAGATGCTCTCGCATGATGTCGATGGCCTCTTGAACATTTCTGTTTTGGATGGCGTCCAGCAGGTCCTGATGCTCCAGTTCGGTGCATTCTGATGTTCTGGAGAGTCCATACAATGAAACGGCAAGGGCGGTGTGCCAGACCAGTTCGGTGATGAAGCGGGTCAGAAAAGCATTTCCAGCCATTTCCGCAATTTTGATGTGAAAAAGCCCGGTGAGGCGCACCTGTTCAGGCAGGTTGTGCTGCACGCGGGCTTGTTCTTCTTCTTGCAGGTGTGCCCTGAGGGCATGCATCTGGGGTTCGGTCCATTTCTGGGCTGCCAGTTTGACGGTTTCGGTTTCGATGAGCAGGCGGGTTTGAAAAAGGTCTTCCACTTCCTGCAGGGTGGGAGCGGCCACCCTTGCGCCCACATTGGGGGTCAGTTGCACACAGCGGGTCTCGCTGAGCCTGAGCAGCACTTTGCGCATGCGTTCCCGGCTGACCTTGAAAATTTTGGAAAGGGTTTCCTCGGGCAAACGGGTGCCTGGAGGAAGTCGGTGTTCTGAAATCGCACCGAGCAGCAGGGAAAAAAGTTGGTCATCCAGCAACATATTTGAGTTCATTGTGGCACATCACACACCCCTCTGGCTATCCCTCCTGTTGTCAGAAAAAATCTGAACAAACTGCAAAAAAATGCTCTATAAATCTACAAAAAGAGCCAAGATTTGCAATTTGTCAAAAATCAAACTGACAAAATGCAGAAAAAGCTTGACATTGTGCACCCAACCCTTTACACTACAGAGGACTGAGCGAGGGAACGTTCAGTCACAGGGGAACGCGTCACAACTTTAGAAGGCAAGACGTTAGGGGCAAGGGCAGTGCTGAAAGGCACTGCCCGAAAATTTGTTTTCCAGATCATGCAAAAGCAGCTTTTCTGGATTTGATATACAATTAAACCCAGTACAAGTTTAAGGAGGCCCCATGGACTTTTTGACCCTCGCCCGAGATGCTCTGTCCCAGCAACCTTTCAGCATGCACATGGAAACCGAAATCGTTCGGTGCTCAGCCGAAGGCACCGAAATCGTGATGCCCCTGCACCCCCACTACACCCAGCAGTACGGCACTGCCCACGGCGGAGCCCTGAGTTTCCTTGCCGACACCGCTCTGGCTTTCGCAGGTGCGGCAGCCCTCCAATCCCAGGTGCTCACCTCCGAATTCAAAATCCATTACCTGCGGCCAGCCATCGGAGAAAAGCTGATCGCTCGGGCCAGAGCATTGTCCTCTGGGCAGCGTCAGGCGGTGTGCCAGTGTGACATTTACGTGGTCAAAGAAGGGGAAGAAAAACAGGTGGCCACGGCCATTGGCACCATTTTGCCAAGGTGAACCAGACCATTTTGATTTTTCCCTGCCTCTGCAGTGCGATGGGGAAAAATCAAGTTTGGCACCATGGATGACAACCTGAAATCGGTGCTTCCATGTCTTCATTCCAGCCTCTACAAGTGTGGAGGGGCTGATTCCCCTGTTCAGGTCGACATCAAACGAAGCAGCGGTTGAGAACAGAAAAACCCTCTTGTTGCCACATCATCTGCTGCCACAACCATGTGAACAGCACTGTCGCTGCATGATACTCTGGAGATATATGTCTCCAAAATTTCTTGAAAAATCAAATCCAATTGCATTGTCACCCAAATCAAAACCATCTTTCTGGAAGCTTTCTGTGATGGTCGGAATTGTATTGATTCTGGCTGGACTCTTGTTGCATTCTCAACGCTCATCACCACAGGATCGGTCACAACAATCTGTTCAACCCGTTCAAAAATCGCCCGCTCAACATTTAACAGAAGAAATGCAAGACTTGCTGGCAAATTGCAGTGCTGATCTCAGAAAGCAAACAGGCGACCCTGATGCAACAAAAACAGAGTTTGAAACATCCAGTTTGTTGCAGGGAGAATCCGGATTCAGAATGACTGGCAAATTCTACCCTGCTGGTCATTCTGAATCGAGCACATTTCTTCCCGTCGTCTGTTTGCAAAACCAGGGCCAGACAGAAACAGTCCTGATGGGATCATTGGAAGCAGATGCCCAGAAACCCATGTCTCTAACAGAATTCCAAGGGATCACAAAACATGCATTTGTTTCCACCTGTCTGACAGCTGTGCAGAAACAGATCGAAGTTCAAGAGGGCTTAAAGTGGGGGTCTTTCTCCGCAGGGTCTGTCCGGGGTCAGGCTGGAGCTTACCTCTTTGAAAGCCGTGTCACGGTCACAAAATACCAAGATCCAAAGTCCGTACAAGTCATCCCCTTTGTCTGCATGCAGAACCATCCAGACTTTGCTGCTTTGTTGATGAAAACAAATGGTCCACAGAAAACGCAAAACCCTGTAACCCAGGTGCGATCCAGCATCCCCGAGGTTCCCTTTGTGGCGTCATGCACCAGAGAAGTCACCCGGCACTTCAGGGAGCCCTCGAAGTTCCGCTGGCAAAACATCATTTCGCACAAGCTTCAGAAACAGCCAGAGGGCATGAGAGTCACCGGTCAAGTAGAAGTGACCGACAGTTCAGCAACGGCCAAACGTGTGTCTTTCACCTGTATCCAGAAAGAGGGGGTCTTTTCCGATGTGGTTTTGCTGGATGCAGCAGGAAAACCTCTGGGTGGCCCTCCCATTGAACCGCAAGTGCTGGAACAATGGGCTGTTCAGAGAAAACAATTCGTCGAGCAGTGCATGCAATTGGCAAGACAACAACTCAGATCCCCTGAATCGGTGGAATTCGATGCCAAAACCATGACACGTGCATCTGGGAGACCAGGGTCTTTCTACTGGGATGGCAACATGGTGGCGCTCAATGCTTTTGAGCACAAAATCTCCACGGCATTCACCTGTTCACAAAAACAACACCAAGCCAACATGGTGATTCAGGATGGTGCAGGAGTGACCACCGATCATCCCATCACGGTGGAAGAATGGCAACGGGTTCAAAAAAACATCTTCATCAGCAAGTGCTGGCACAAAGCAATCTCTTTGCTCAGGCATACCGGTGCTTTGAGGGGTCCAGCTGTCTCGATTGACCATGAACTTGGACAACCTGGCGCTTTCAAGGTGGTGACCCACATGGATGCCATGGAAAACAACACCGACCTTATTCTGGCCCATTTCCCTTACACCTGCCAGCAAGCAGGTGAAGATGTGCAGGTGGCTTTCCATTGATCCCTGTTCTGCTGAAGTCATCCTGCTTAAGAGCCTGATGCTTTGAGATTCTGCCCAAGGCACTTGTCGGTTTAAAACGCAGGTGCAGCACAACTGCCACGCACAACCAATTTCCCTTCCATGAGTTTCTTCATGGGTTTGCCCGCTCCATCAATGTTTTGCAGCACCTGACGGGTGAGCAGGGCCGCCATGTCGTGCACAGGTTGCTCGATCACGTCAATGCCGGGCTTCACCAGAGAAGTCCAGGTCAGGTTGTCGAAGGCCAGCAGGGAAATGTCCTCTGGGATGCGCAAGCCCAATTCTTGAATGGCCCGGTAAGCACCGATGGCTTCGGTGCCGTTGAAGGCAAAAAGTGCGGTGGGGCGCTCTGGAAGTTGCAGCAGGTCGCGGGCCAGCAGGTAAGCTTCGTGCTCGTTGTATTCGATGAGGCGGCGGTAGGCGTCTGGAATGGCGTAACCTTTGCCCTTCATGATCCTTTCAAAGTGATAAGCACGCCACTCGGGGTGAAGCTCGGGGTGGTGAATCCCCAGTCCTGCAATGCGGGTGTGCCCGAGTTTCCAGAGGTGTTGCAGCCCCAGCTGGATGCATTGTTCGTGGTGCAGCATCAGAAAATCGAAGGGACTGTCGTCCATGTGGTGGTCCACCTCGATGATGTATGTGCCTTTTTCCTGCATTTTGAGCAAATAATCCCGGTTGTGCTGCCCGTATGCCGGGCGGATGATCAGGGCACTGACCCTCTGGCCTGCAAGGTGCCGGAGGTTGTGGCGTTCGATTTCGGACTGGTAGCCGCTGTCTGCCAGCAGCAAACCATAATTGGCTTTCCTGAGGTGGTCACCGATGCCTCGGGCCAGTTCTGCGAAGAACGGCTCGACGATGTCACCGACCAACAGGCCCACGGTGAGGTTGCGGCCACGCCTGAGGGCTCCGGCGGTGAGGTCCGGTTCGTAATCCAGTTGTTCAATGGCCCACTGCACTTTCTGCAGGGTGGCAGGCTGGAGTTTGTGGGGCTCGTTCAGGGCCCGTTTGGCGGTGGTGGGGGAAACGCCTGCAAGTTTTGCAACATCATTGATGGTCGCCAAGGTGGTCTCCTGCTAGATGATTTTGACACTCCACACGGCTAAAGCTGTGGGATTCTTGCTTCAGCGATAGATGCCAGCTTTGGCTGGTCTTCTTCCATCTCCACAAGCGTTTCCTGGGTTTCCCCAGACGTTTTGGTGTGCCCCACCATACGGAGTCCTGCTCTTAAAATGTTGATTGCCGCATTATGGTCACGGTCCAGCACTGTACCGCACCCACAAAGATGAGTTCTGGTCTTCAGGTCTTTCTTGACTGTTTGACCACATCCAGAACACATCTGGGATGTATACGCAGGATTCACCGGAATGGCAATCTTGCCCATGATCTTTGCAAAGTATTCCAACCAGTGGCGGAATGCTCGCCAACTGGCATCCTGAATGCTTTTACCGAGCTTGCGGTTTTTGACCATATTCTTGACCTTCAAATCTTCAAACGCCACCACATCGTGAGACATGACTACGCACCGTGCCAGTTTGAGGGCATGGTCTTTACGTTGACGCCCGATTTTCAGGTGCTTTCTGCCCAACTTTTTGACTGCTTTCTTGCGATTGTTAGAGCCTTTGACCTTCCGACTCACCCGGCGCTGCAATTTCTTGAGTGCCCCTTCTGCCTTGCGGTAGAAGCGAGGACTGGGTTCTTCATGGCCCTCAGAATCCGTATAGAACGACTTCAAACCCACATCAAGCCCGATGGTCTTCCTGCTGGGTTCAAGATCCATGTGTCGTTCTGCGTCGATGAGGAATTGGGCGTAGTAACCGTCAGCCCGCTTCAAGATTCTCAGGCGTTTGATGTCTTCCAAACGGTAGAGCATCAAGTCCCAAGAACCTTTGAGTTTCATCACCCCGATCTTGAAGCCATCCGTCAGTGTCAGTCTCTTGTTGGCCGCATCCAACTTCC
It encodes:
- a CDS encoding RNA-guided endonuclease InsQ/TnpB family protein; translated protein: MIVLEYKLVATNKQQQAMDEAIRTAQFVRNACLRLWMDAKDAEKSVGRNEISKHTTKLRAEFEWANKLNSTAVQAAGDRAWSAISRFYHHHKKGIQPVGFPKFKKNTRSVEYKGSGWKLDAANKRLTLTDGFKIGVMKLKGSWDLMLYRLEDIKRLRILKRADGYYAQFLIDAERHMDLEPSRKTIGLDVGLKSFYTDSEGHEEPSPRFYRKAEGALKKLQRRVSRKVKGSNNRKKAVKKLGRKHLKIGRQRKDHALKLARCVVMSHDVVAFEDLKVKNMVKNRKLGKSIQDASWRAFRHWLEYFAKIMGKIAIPVNPAYTSQMCSGCGQTVKKDLKTRTHLCGCGTVLDRDHNAAINILRAGLRMVGHTKTSGETQETLVEMEEDQPKLASIAEARIPQL
- a CDS encoding GntR family transcriptional regulator, whose translation is MLLDDQLFSLLLGAISEHRLPPGTRLPEETLSKIFKVSRERMRKVLLRLSETRCVQLTPNVGARVAAPTLQEVEDLFQTRLLIETETVKLAAQKWTEPQMHALRAHLQEEEQARVQHNLPEQVRLTGLFHIKIAEMAGNAFLTRFITELVWHTALAVSLYGLSRTSECTELEHQDLLDAIQNRNVQEAIDIMREHLEHVQEGLGDEPRTFEKVNLQEVLAPLVAQFQAHELQN
- a CDS encoding LacI family DNA-binding transcriptional regulator, producing MATINDVAKLAGVSPTTAKRALNEPHKLQPATLQKVQWAIEQLDYEPDLTAGALRRGRNLTVGLLVGDIVEPFFAELARGIGDHLRKANYGLLLADSGYQSEIERHNLRHLAGQRVSALIIRPAYGQHNRDYLLKMQEKGTYIIEVDHHMDDSPFDFLMLHHEQCIQLGLQHLWKLGHTRIAGLGIHHPELHPEWRAYHFERIMKGKGYAIPDAYRRLIEYNEHEAYLLARDLLQLPERPTALFAFNGTEAIGAYRAIQELGLRIPEDISLLAFDNLTWTSLVKPGIDVIEQPVHDMAALLTRQVLQNIDGAGKPMKKLMEGKLVVRGSCAAPAF
- a CDS encoding PaaI family thioesterase, producing the protein MDFLTLARDALSQQPFSMHMETEIVRCSAEGTEIVMPLHPHYTQQYGTAHGGALSFLADTALAFAGAAALQSQVLTSEFKIHYLRPAIGEKLIARARALSSGQRQAVCQCDIYVVKEGEEKQVATAIGTILPR